The following are from one region of the Bacteroidota bacterium genome:
- a CDS encoding nitrous oxide reductase family maturation protein NosD yields the protein MNVRSFTIYILLVAGSFTNLFAKTYNVGKTQKYRAINLAIKQSSSGDTIIVYPGIYFEKNLIINKSIILIGKSYPIIDGENKYEIVSIKANYVTISGFKIQHSGYATLLDPAGIKIYDAHHVTISDNILDDTFFGIYAQYAQNCIIRNNQLTSYGKQEQQIGNGVHCWKCDTMQIIANTIKGHRDGIYFEFVTNSVIWRNISQKNIRYGLHFMFSHNDAYITNVFEENGAGVAVMFTHGVKMYNNTFEENWGDAAFGLLLKEISDSYIEGNHFNKNTCGIYMEGVNRVQMKKNIFNNNGWALKIQASCMDVVVTKNNFVGNTFDVGTNGTLVLNSFNSNYWDKYEGYDINKDKIGDVPYRPISMYSMIIEKNPPAMILFRSIIVSLLDKTEKVIPSLTPENLKDETPLMNALNL from the coding sequence ATGAATGTTCGTTCATTTACTATATATATACTTTTAGTAGCAGGTTCATTCACGAATCTATTTGCAAAAACATATAATGTAGGTAAAACACAAAAATATAGAGCTATCAACCTGGCAATCAAACAGTCTTCATCTGGCGATACCATAATCGTATACCCAGGAATTTATTTTGAAAAAAACCTAATCATCAATAAATCTATAATACTAATAGGAAAAAGCTATCCCATTATAGATGGTGAAAACAAATATGAAATTGTTTCTATCAAAGCCAATTATGTAACAATAAGTGGATTTAAAATACAGCACTCAGGATATGCTACTTTGCTTGACCCTGCTGGTATCAAGATTTACGATGCCCACCATGTAACCATAAGTGACAATATACTTGATGATACTTTTTTTGGAATCTATGCCCAATATGCACAAAATTGTATCATAAGAAATAATCAACTAACTTCTTATGGAAAACAGGAGCAACAAATTGGGAATGGAGTACATTGTTGGAAATGTGACACCATGCAAATTATTGCAAACACTATTAAAGGCCACCGTGACGGTATCTATTTTGAGTTTGTAACCAATTCCGTAATATGGCGAAATATATCACAAAAAAATATTCGTTATGGTTTGCATTTTATGTTTTCTCATAACGATGCTTATATCACCAATGTGTTCGAAGAAAATGGAGCTGGTGTGGCTGTGATGTTTACCCACGGTGTAAAAATGTATAATAATACTTTTGAAGAAAACTGGGGTGACGCTGCCTTTGGATTACTCTTAAAAGAAATATCGGATAGCTATATAGAAGGTAATCACTTTAATAAAAATACTTGTGGAATATATATGGAAGGTGTGAACAGGGTGCAAATGAAAAAAAATATATTTAACAATAATGGATGGGCTTTAAAAATTCAAGCAAGCTGCATGGATGTGGTAGTCACAAAAAATAATTTTGTAGGAAATACCTTTGATGTCGGCACCAATGGCACTTTGGTTTTAAATAGTTTTAATAGCAACTATTGGGATAAATATGAAGGTTATGATATAAACAAAGATAAGATAGGCGATGTGCCTTATCGCCCTATTAGTATGTATTCGATGATTATCGAAAAAAATCCCCCAGCAATGATTTTATTTAGAAGTATTATAGTATCACTTTTAGATAAAACTGAAAAAGTAATTCCTTCCCTCACTCCAGAAAATTTGAAGGACGAAACTCCTTTAATGAACGCTTTGAACCTGTGA
- a CDS encoding nitrous oxide reductase accessory protein NosL, translating into MAKHPFKNWIRIVLALCGIALIVVLYVPMWMIDLSAPQYPEGLRLLIYTDKLGGSVDIINGLNHYIGMKTLHTEDFIEFKILPKIISVFAGLFVLVAILRKRKLMNILFIMFLVFGIVAMADFWMWEYDYGHNLNPEAAIIVPGMAYQPPLIGFKQLLNFGAYSVPDIGGWIFVSVGILLLFCIVMDYRDVKKTIVSKKNIKVATILFLVFSLPSCNVSPEPLKVGIDKCKFCKMAISDIRFGTEAITQKGKIYKYDEAHCFISDIQSGEIKIEDIKDIYLTDYCGKHELINKNACFLLRSEELRSPMEGNVAAYSYKDSLQVYKNNLGGEEVTWEQISK; encoded by the coding sequence ATGGCAAAGCACCCATTTAAAAACTGGATTAGAATTGTATTGGCCTTATGTGGCATTGCACTAATAGTAGTATTATATGTGCCTATGTGGATGATAGACCTCAGTGCCCCGCAATATCCAGAGGGTTTACGATTACTTATATATACTGATAAACTAGGAGGAAGTGTAGATATTATTAATGGTTTGAATCACTATATTGGTATGAAAACTTTACATACCGAAGACTTTATCGAATTCAAAATATTACCTAAAATCATTAGTGTATTTGCTGGACTATTTGTACTAGTAGCAATACTTCGCAAAAGGAAATTAATGAATATTCTGTTTATTATGTTTCTAGTTTTCGGTATAGTAGCCATGGCCGATTTTTGGATGTGGGAATACGATTATGGACATAACTTAAATCCTGAAGCCGCTATTATAGTGCCTGGCATGGCCTATCAACCACCGTTAATTGGATTTAAACAATTACTCAACTTTGGGGCATACTCAGTACCTGATATTGGTGGTTGGATATTTGTGAGCGTTGGTATATTATTATTGTTTTGCATCGTGATGGATTACCGTGATGTTAAGAAAACTATAGTTTCTAAAAAAAATATTAAAGTCGCCACGATACTATTTTTAGTATTCAGCTTACCGAGTTGTAATGTATCTCCTGAGCCACTTAAGGTAGGAATTGATAAGTGCAAATTTTGTAAAATGGCTATCAGCGATATTAGGTTTGGCACAGAGGCTATAACCCAAAAAGGAAAAATATATAAATACGACGAAGCCCATTGCTTTATTTCTGATATACAATCGGGTGAAATCAAGATAGAAGATATCAAAGATATATATCTAACAGATTATTGTGGCAAACATGAGTTGATAAACAAGAACGCATGTTTCCTTTTAAGAAGCGAAGAGCTAAGAAGTCCGATGGAAGGAAATGTAGCAGCATATTCTTATAAAGATAGCTTGCAGGTTTATAAAAATAATTTGGGAGGTGAAGAAGTGACTTGGGAACAAATATCCAAATAA